The Pontibacillus halophilus JSM 076056 = DSM 19796 genome has a segment encoding these proteins:
- a CDS encoding DinB family protein: MIVEFPLQNPTSDLEQIHAKSHDERYNRVEKREGGIVMNEEMVVKQLDMMRSVLLNEIKDIEETEADIIPNGFPNSLRWQLGHTYLSVEYLVFAKSGRTPVIPEDYPTLFGGGTHPDQWEVKGPSLHELRQQLTEQKERLLNDLKGSTSESLREPFQPGPYTFETVGEMLLFTLYHESEHIGLIKGLKRTIRHS; this comes from the coding sequence GTGATTGTCGAATTCCCACTACAAAATCCTACCTCTGACCTAGAACAAATCCATGCTAAATCCCATGATGAACGATACAATAGAGTGGAGAAACGTGAAGGAGGAATCGTAATGAATGAAGAAATGGTAGTCAAACAATTAGACATGATGCGCTCTGTCTTGTTGAACGAGATTAAGGATATTGAAGAGACGGAAGCGGATATTATTCCGAATGGTTTTCCGAACTCACTACGCTGGCAACTAGGTCATACATACTTGTCTGTTGAATACCTCGTATTTGCTAAATCTGGTCGTACCCCTGTTATTCCAGAAGATTACCCGACTTTGTTCGGTGGTGGTACTCATCCTGACCAATGGGAGGTCAAAGGTCCATCACTCCATGAGCTCCGTCAACAGTTAACAGAACAAAAAGAACGTCTGTTAAACGACTTGAAAGGGAGCACATCCGAGTCGTTAAGAGAACCGTTTCAACCAGGACCGTACACGTTTGAGACTGTAGGAGAAATGCTTCTTTTCACCCTCTATCATGAAAGTGAACATATTGGATTAATTAAAGGGTTAAAACGCACAATCCGTCATTCATAA
- a CDS encoding RNA polymerase sigma factor — protein sequence MLHTEARLITKIKKGNHSAFKKLYEIHATYALQLAFALTKNHSDASDIVQEAFVKVYRHVESFDTSKAFKPWLYSIVMNEAKDYMRKNRKVTVVPIDEEHIEAKGIESPVEDLYEALDYLQPIHREVIVLKYLNGFQEKEVAEILNENLNTIKSRLYKGRRQLKMLLGEIDNEQEIY from the coding sequence TTGCTCCATACAGAAGCTCGCCTAATCACCAAGATTAAAAAGGGCAACCATTCGGCCTTTAAGAAGTTATACGAAATACATGCAACGTACGCTTTACAACTGGCATTTGCTTTAACAAAGAATCATAGCGATGCTTCTGATATTGTTCAAGAAGCATTTGTCAAAGTGTATCGCCATGTCGAATCTTTCGACACTTCAAAGGCATTTAAACCTTGGCTATACTCCATTGTAATGAATGAGGCTAAGGATTATATGCGAAAGAATCGAAAAGTGACCGTAGTACCTATAGATGAGGAACATATTGAGGCGAAAGGAATTGAATCGCCCGTAGAGGATTTATACGAAGCCCTCGACTACTTACAGCCGATTCATCGCGAAGTCATCGTATTGAAGTATTTAAATGGTTTCCAAGAGAAAGAAGTTGCAGAAATCTTAAATGAGAACCTGAACACAATTAAATCCAGACTTTATAAAGGCAGGCGTCAGCTAAAAATGCTTTTAGGAGAGATCGATAATGAACAAGAAATCTATTGA
- the asnB gene encoding asparagine synthase (glutamine-hydrolyzing), whose amino-acid sequence MCGFIGILRNQQQDEKLFEQRNNAIQHRGPDDEGYYHDEHISLGFRRLSIIDVESGHQPFHFEDERYWMVFNGEIYNYVELREELKEKGYSFRTESDTEVIAVLFQDQGVEAFSMLRGMFAIVIWDKHDQKVYGARDPFGIKPLFYKQTEEETMFGSEKKSLTLYDEQQQVNREALQHYLSYQYVPEPMTMNDGIHKVEPGHYFTGESGKELTFTRYFKANFHPIKAEEKTLIRDLQEVLLDSVGVHMRSDVPVGSFLSGGIDSSIIVSLAKEYNPNLHTFSVGFEHEGYSEVDVARETADKLNLKNTAYIITPEEYVKKLPKIMWHMDDPLADPACVPLYFVSREARKHVTVVLSGEGADELFGGYNIYREPESLKMFDSMPNGLKKSLNKMATLIPEGVKGKSFIERGTTPLRERYIGNAKMFEESEKQSFMKHTSSLTRYQDLTTNLFDDVSHLHPVNQMQYVDIHTWLRGDILLKADKMTMANSLELRVPFLDKEVFKLASKIGHEAKIADGTTKAILRKAARGIVPDHVLDRKKLGFPVPIRHWLRHELYDWAKQLIQTSQTDDYLHKPAILQMLEDHVQQKGDYSRKLWTVLMFMLWHQVHVERLYDIEELKREDYSGSKILQYS is encoded by the coding sequence ATGTGCGGATTTATTGGAATCCTTCGTAATCAACAACAAGATGAGAAATTATTTGAACAACGAAATAATGCTATCCAACACCGAGGACCCGACGATGAAGGGTATTATCATGATGAGCACATTTCTCTCGGCTTTCGCCGACTAAGCATCATTGATGTAGAAAGTGGTCATCAACCTTTCCACTTTGAAGATGAGAGATACTGGATGGTATTCAATGGAGAGATTTATAACTACGTAGAACTTCGTGAGGAATTGAAAGAAAAAGGTTATTCCTTCCGAACAGAGTCTGATACAGAAGTCATTGCTGTTCTATTTCAAGACCAAGGTGTAGAAGCCTTTTCTATGCTCCGAGGGATGTTCGCCATTGTTATTTGGGATAAGCATGACCAGAAAGTCTATGGAGCTCGTGACCCATTCGGTATTAAGCCGCTCTTCTATAAACAGACCGAGGAAGAAACTATGTTTGGTTCAGAGAAGAAGAGTCTCACCCTTTACGATGAACAACAACAAGTAAATAGAGAGGCTCTCCAGCACTATTTAAGTTACCAGTACGTTCCTGAACCGATGACGATGAACGACGGCATTCATAAAGTGGAACCTGGTCATTACTTTACTGGTGAAAGCGGAAAGGAACTTACCTTTACCCGTTACTTTAAAGCGAACTTCCACCCTATCAAGGCGGAAGAAAAGACGCTGATTCGAGATTTGCAAGAAGTGTTACTTGATTCTGTAGGTGTGCATATGCGAAGTGACGTACCTGTTGGTTCTTTCCTTTCAGGTGGCATCGACTCCTCGATAATCGTATCACTAGCTAAAGAGTACAATCCGAATCTCCATACGTTCTCAGTCGGCTTTGAGCATGAAGGCTATTCAGAGGTTGATGTCGCTCGTGAAACTGCAGATAAACTAAACCTAAAGAATACAGCTTACATCATCACACCTGAAGAGTATGTGAAGAAGCTTCCAAAGATAATGTGGCACATGGATGATCCACTAGCGGACCCGGCTTGTGTTCCTCTTTACTTTGTATCTCGGGAAGCACGTAAACACGTAACCGTTGTCTTATCTGGGGAAGGTGCAGATGAGTTGTTCGGTGGCTACAACATCTACAGAGAACCAGAATCGTTAAAGATGTTTGATTCAATGCCAAATGGCCTTAAGAAATCATTAAATAAAATGGCTACACTTATACCAGAGGGTGTTAAAGGAAAGAGCTTTATTGAAAGAGGGACAACCCCTCTTCGCGAACGTTATATTGGCAACGCGAAGATGTTTGAAGAAAGCGAAAAGCAATCCTTCATGAAACACACTTCTTCTCTTACACGCTATCAAGACTTAACTACTAACCTATTTGACGACGTAAGTCACTTACACCCTGTCAATCAAATGCAGTACGTTGACATTCATACATGGCTACGTGGTGACATTTTGTTGAAAGCAGATAAGATGACGATGGCGAATTCTTTAGAATTGAGAGTTCCATTCCTTGATAAGGAAGTCTTCAAGCTTGCTAGTAAGATTGGACATGAAGCAAAGATTGCAGACGGTACAACGAAAGCAATTCTACGTAAAGCAGCCCGCGGAATTGTACCAGACCACGTGCTTGACCGTAAGAAGCTAGGATTCCCTGTACCCATTCGTCATTGGCTACGGCATGAACTATATGACTGGGCTAAGCAGTTGATTCAAACTAGTCAAACCGATGATTATCTTCATAAACCGGCAATCCTTCAGATGTTAGAAGACCATGTGCAACAAAAAGGAGACTATTCTCGAAAGCTATGGACTGTGCTTATGTTCATGCTATGGCATCAAGTACATGTTGAGCGTCTTTATGACATAGAAGAGTTAAAAAGAGAGGATTACTCAGGGAGCAAAATTCTTCAATACTCTTAA
- a CDS encoding peptidoglycan D,D-transpeptidase FtsI family protein: MKKKKNKTHIPFRINMLFLIVFILFSTLVLQLGVVQILNGEDLKEEINKKEHVTTRIPVPRGEIFDRHGSPIVQNNPKYVITYTPTQATSQTQKLEVAKKLAAHIEMPQDAIDDISVRDKKDYWYLSKELTEKDPYKGYLTKDEKAQEGAYQLLMDRVKEEDIKLTDQEKEEVAILHEFLKAYALSPHSVKDKSVTKEEYAKVAEHLYELPGVDVRTDYERSRPNGETFADTIGSFKEGIPKEEKDFFVSRNYSLDDRVGTSGIERKYEMDLAGQKEVVEHTTDKAGNLINSKVVHEGVPGNDLVLSIDLEYQKKVDEILQEEFLKAIQKDPYENRLMDKAMAVVLDPNTGEIYAMAGQHYDREDGEFDNVPNINLYNAYLPGSTVKGASVLTGLDTGVISKNTYLKDETIYIAGSQSKSSYKNLGTINELQALELSSNSYMWKIGMRIMGNPNYVPNQTISYERGSYQKGVNYFNQFGLGVKTGVDMYPEESVGVKADPKDTIAGQAMDHYIGQYTGYTSMQLAQYVATIGNGGYRIAPQIVKEIRAPESEQGKLGPVVRGMETTVLNRLSISQDHINHVKKGFSLVFNSSKGTASGYFNNKPYVAAGKTGTAQTKKWLDRGDETYYGVDKENLTLVGYASEKSLDQPDVAFAVVVPYVGIKADHSINKLIGERILDEFYKRGEEKPKEEEEEQEGSSDETAE, from the coding sequence ATGAAGAAAAAGAAAAATAAAACACATATTCCATTTCGAATAAATATGCTGTTCCTAATTGTGTTCATCCTCTTTAGTACCCTTGTTCTTCAACTTGGGGTCGTTCAAATCCTGAATGGGGAAGATTTGAAGGAAGAGATCAATAAGAAAGAACACGTGACGACACGTATCCCAGTTCCTAGAGGTGAGATATTCGATCGGCATGGAAGTCCTATCGTACAGAACAATCCGAAATACGTGATTACGTATACACCAACTCAAGCAACCTCTCAAACTCAAAAACTGGAAGTGGCTAAGAAATTAGCAGCTCATATTGAAATGCCACAAGATGCGATTGACGACATTTCCGTTCGAGATAAGAAGGACTATTGGTATCTTTCGAAAGAATTGACAGAGAAAGATCCGTATAAGGGTTACTTGACGAAAGATGAGAAAGCACAGGAGGGTGCTTACCAACTACTCATGGACCGTGTGAAGGAAGAAGACATTAAGCTTACGGATCAAGAGAAAGAAGAAGTGGCAATTCTTCATGAATTCCTCAAGGCGTATGCTCTTTCCCCTCATTCGGTGAAAGACAAAAGTGTGACGAAGGAAGAGTATGCGAAGGTAGCTGAACATTTGTATGAACTTCCAGGTGTTGATGTTCGAACCGATTATGAACGCTCTAGGCCAAATGGAGAAACATTTGCGGATACAATTGGTTCATTTAAAGAAGGGATTCCGAAAGAAGAGAAGGACTTCTTTGTCTCAAGAAACTATAGCTTGGATGACCGTGTAGGTACAAGTGGAATTGAACGAAAATACGAAATGGACCTTGCTGGTCAGAAAGAAGTCGTTGAACATACGACAGATAAAGCTGGTAATCTTATAAACTCAAAAGTCGTGCACGAGGGAGTCCCAGGGAACGACTTAGTATTATCCATTGATCTTGAATACCAGAAGAAAGTGGATGAAATCTTACAAGAAGAATTTCTGAAAGCTATCCAAAAAGACCCTTACGAAAACCGCTTAATGGATAAAGCAATGGCTGTCGTTCTTGACCCAAACACAGGTGAAATTTATGCAATGGCGGGACAGCACTACGACCGAGAAGACGGTGAATTTGACAACGTTCCGAACATAAACCTTTATAATGCTTACTTGCCTGGTTCTACAGTTAAGGGAGCAAGCGTTCTTACTGGCCTAGACACAGGAGTAATCTCAAAGAATACCTATCTCAAAGACGAAACCATTTATATCGCAGGAAGTCAATCCAAATCCTCATATAAGAATCTAGGTACAATTAATGAATTGCAAGCACTGGAGCTATCTTCAAACTCTTACATGTGGAAGATTGGAATGCGTATCATGGGGAACCCTAATTACGTCCCAAATCAGACGATAAGCTATGAAAGAGGAAGTTACCAAAAAGGTGTCAATTACTTCAATCAATTTGGATTGGGTGTGAAAACCGGAGTTGATATGTACCCAGAAGAGTCAGTTGGAGTTAAAGCTGATCCGAAAGATACGATTGCAGGTCAAGCGATGGATCACTACATCGGCCAGTATACTGGATATACTTCTATGCAACTTGCCCAGTACGTTGCAACAATTGGGAATGGGGGCTATCGCATAGCGCCTCAAATTGTTAAGGAAATCCGCGCTCCAGAATCAGAACAGGGTAAGTTAGGACCTGTCGTAAGAGGGATGGAGACAACTGTGTTAAATCGTTTGTCCATTAGCCAGGATCACATTAACCATGTGAAAAAGGGCTTTTCCTTAGTGTTCAACTCTTCTAAAGGTACAGCGAGTGGATACTTTAATAACAAACCTTATGTTGCAGCAGGTAAAACCGGAACGGCTCAAACGAAAAAATGGCTAGACCGCGGAGATGAGACTTATTATGGTGTTGATAAAGAAAACTTAACATTGGTTGGATATGCTTCAGAGAAGAGCCTCGACCAGCCTGATGTTGCCTTTGCTGTTGTTGTTCCTTATGTGGGCATTAAAGCGGACCACAGTATTAACAAGCTTATTGGTGAACGTATCCTAGATGAATTTTATAAACGTGGTGAGGAAAAGCCGAAAGAGGAAGAGGAGGAACAAGAAGGAAGTTCTGACGAAACTGCCGAATAA